A single Cannabis sativa cultivar Pink pepper isolate KNU-18-1 chromosome 7, ASM2916894v1, whole genome shotgun sequence DNA region contains:
- the LOC115697917 gene encoding uncharacterized protein LOC115697917 isoform X1, protein MGPDSNAAAASSSSTTLSPGAKRSRDPEDEVYVDNLHSHKRYLSEIMASSLNGLTVGDPLPENLMESPARSEGNVYVRDEFSLQYSPMSEDSDDSRFCDAPLSTTSSQPESAPSSPVSPYRYNKPLSGFHSVPSTSPHSQHSYGCALATITCSQPRQRSSDSDGRFPSSPSDICHSADLRRAALLRSVQMRTQPLGPSSHFELSFSSEPEHNIEQEEERPCSYMKSSDDEREFHIESMTISDPECSREKPCRVLNMDVKEDHSVD, encoded by the exons ATGGGCCCAGATTCAAATGCAGCTGCAGCATCATCCTCATCAACGACATTGTCTCCAGGAGCCAAGCGAAGCAGAGATCCCGAAGATGAAGTTTACGTCGACAATTTGCACTCTCACAAACGTTATCTTAGCGAG ATAATGGCTTCTAGTTTGAATGGTTTGACAGTTGGAGACCCACTCCCTGAAAATCTCATGGAATCTCCTGCCAGATCAGAAGGCAATGTATATGTAAG GGATGAATTCTCATTGCAATACTCACCAATGTCAGAAGACTCGGATGATTCTCGGTTTTGTGATGCTCCATTAAGCACTACTTCTTCCCAACCAGAGAGTGCCCCCTCTAGTCCAGTCTCACCATATAGGTATAACAAACCACTTAGTGGTTTTCATTCTGTTCCTTCAACGAGTCCACATTCACAACATTCATATGGATGTGCTCTTGCTACCATAACTTGCTCACAACCTCGACAACGAAGCTCAGATTCTGATGGGCGGTTCCCATCATCTCCTAGTGATATTTGTCACTCGGCTGATTTGAGGAGGGCTGCACTATTACGGTCTGTACAAATGAGAACACAACCTCTTGGCCCGTCGTCCCACTTTGAATTGTCATTTAGTTCGGAGCCTGAACATAATATAGAACAGGAAGAAGAACGACCGTGCTCCTATATGAAATCTTCAGACGATGAGAGGGAGTTTCATATTGAGTCAATGACTATTTCTGATCCCGAGTGCAGTCGTGAGAAGCCATGCAGGGTGTTGAATATGGATGTGAAAGAAGACCATTCTGTGGATTAG
- the LOC115697917 gene encoding uncharacterized protein LOC115697917 isoform X2 gives MGPDSNAAAASSSSTTLSPGAKRSRDPEDEVYVDNLHSHKRYLSELETHSLKISWNLLPDQKAMYMDEFSLQYSPMSEDSDDSRFCDAPLSTTSSQPESAPSSPVSPYRYNKPLSGFHSVPSTSPHSQHSYGCALATITCSQPRQRSSDSDGRFPSSPSDICHSADLRRAALLRSVQMRTQPLGPSSHFELSFSSEPEHNIEQEEERPCSYMKSSDDEREFHIESMTISDPECSREKPCRVLNMDVKEDHSVD, from the exons ATGGGCCCAGATTCAAATGCAGCTGCAGCATCATCCTCATCAACGACATTGTCTCCAGGAGCCAAGCGAAGCAGAGATCCCGAAGATGAAGTTTACGTCGACAATTTGCACTCTCACAAACGTTATCTTAGCGAG TTGGAGACCCACTCCCTGAAAATCTCATGGAATCTCCTGCCAGATCAGAAGGCAATGTATAT GGATGAATTCTCATTGCAATACTCACCAATGTCAGAAGACTCGGATGATTCTCGGTTTTGTGATGCTCCATTAAGCACTACTTCTTCCCAACCAGAGAGTGCCCCCTCTAGTCCAGTCTCACCATATAGGTATAACAAACCACTTAGTGGTTTTCATTCTGTTCCTTCAACGAGTCCACATTCACAACATTCATATGGATGTGCTCTTGCTACCATAACTTGCTCACAACCTCGACAACGAAGCTCAGATTCTGATGGGCGGTTCCCATCATCTCCTAGTGATATTTGTCACTCGGCTGATTTGAGGAGGGCTGCACTATTACGGTCTGTACAAATGAGAACACAACCTCTTGGCCCGTCGTCCCACTTTGAATTGTCATTTAGTTCGGAGCCTGAACATAATATAGAACAGGAAGAAGAACGACCGTGCTCCTATATGAAATCTTCAGACGATGAGAGGGAGTTTCATATTGAGTCAATGACTATTTCTGATCCCGAGTGCAGTCGTGAGAAGCCATGCAGGGTGTTGAATATGGATGTGAAAGAAGACCATTCTGTGGATTAG